Proteins co-encoded in one Verrucomicrobiia bacterium genomic window:
- the waaF gene encoding lipopolysaccharide heptosyltransferase II, with protein MRKPPLPEIFRQARHLLIRGVNWLGDAVMSTPAVMRLREYCAEARITLLCHEKLGELWQAHPAVDEVLTFSSEESAWKTGRRLARERFDAAVIFPNSPRSALQVWLGRVPVRVGMAAPWRRWLLTHAVPPRAGHVRMRKRTPEEIQGLLAGSLRAEAPPPREAHHLYHYLHIVGAVGARTEPLAPQIAVAPDCAERIRARLAGVSGPVVALCPGAEYGPAKRWPRENFIELAKELQRQWQAEILLVGGHHDAQVTGQIARAVGGRIRDWAGQTSLGELAAVLGACRVVIANDSGPMHLAAAVGTPVVALFGSTSPHLTAPGLPGEKRHAILYQKVPCSPCFLRECPVGYRCLKNLRVAEVLEAAAAYLRTE; from the coding sequence ATGCGGAAGCCGCCACTGCCCGAGATATTTCGCCAAGCCCGACACCTGCTGATTCGTGGGGTGAACTGGCTGGGGGATGCGGTGATGTCCACGCCGGCGGTGATGCGGCTGCGCGAATATTGCGCGGAGGCGCGCATCACCCTGCTGTGCCATGAGAAGCTGGGCGAGCTGTGGCAGGCGCATCCGGCGGTGGATGAGGTGCTGACGTTCAGCAGCGAGGAGAGCGCGTGGAAAACGGGGCGGCGGCTGGCGCGGGAGCGGTTTGATGCGGCGGTTATTTTTCCCAACTCCCCCCGCTCCGCCCTGCAGGTGTGGCTGGGGCGGGTGCCGGTGCGAGTGGGGATGGCGGCCCCGTGGCGCCGATGGCTTTTGACCCACGCGGTGCCGCCGCGCGCGGGGCATGTGCGGATGCGGAAGCGGACGCCGGAGGAGATACAAGGGTTGTTGGCGGGGAGCCTGCGGGCGGAAGCGCCGCCGCCGCGGGAGGCGCATCACCTGTATCATTATCTGCATATCGTGGGGGCGGTGGGCGCCCGCACCGAGCCGCTGGCGCCGCAGATTGCCGTGGCGCCGGATTGCGCCGAGCGCATTCGGGCGCGGCTGGCCGGCGTGTCGGGCCCGGTGGTGGCGTTATGTCCGGGGGCGGAGTATGGGCCGGCCAAGCGTTGGCCGCGGGAAAACTTCATTGAACTGGCGAAGGAGCTGCAGCGCCAGTGGCAGGCGGAAATTCTTTTGGTGGGCGGTCATCATGATGCCCAGGTGACCGGCCAGATTGCGCGGGCCGTGGGGGGGCGTATCCGGGACTGGGCGGGGCAGACCTCGCTGGGCGAGCTGGCGGCGGTGTTGGGAGCGTGCCGGGTGGTGATTGCCAATGACAGCGGGCCGATGCATCTGGCGGCGGCGGTGGGGACGCCGGTGGTGGCCCTGTTTGGCAGCACGTCGCCGCATTTGACGGCGCCCGGGCTGCCGGGGGAGAAGCGGCATGCGATCTTGTATCAAAAAGTTCCGTGCTCGCCGTGTTTTTTGCGGGAGTGTCCGGTGGGTTATCGGTGTTTGAAAAATCTCCGCGTGGCGGAGGTGCTGGAGGCGGCGGCGGCTTATTTGAGAACGGAATGA
- a CDS encoding ABC transporter permease, with protein MKIIWAMARVVILELIRRKDFYVLFTLAAVLTLLAGSVNIFDDRQIARYVVELNYLLVMLSSLVIAVTTTARQIPAEFEQRTILSLLAKPVSRAQVLAGKFAGAWIACGLCLIVFYLFMMLLTYSKQHGLGLPLLIQAAWLHWIMLGVVIGLALAGSLVFAAPSSNATICLVVVVGLLGVGRYLDKLALATAEPLQSLLLAAYYALPHLEFFDLRELLIHHWPPPPWWAVGLATLYGLFYMALLYALSCWLFQRKRTQ; from the coding sequence ATGAAAATCATCTGGGCCATGGCCCGCGTAGTGATTCTGGAACTGATCCGGCGCAAGGATTTCTATGTGCTCTTTACCCTCGCCGCCGTCCTCACCCTCCTGGCCGGTTCCGTTAACATCTTTGATGACCGCCAGATCGCCCGCTACGTCGTGGAGCTGAACTATCTGCTCGTCATGCTCTCCAGCCTGGTCATCGCCGTCACCACCACCGCCCGCCAGATCCCCGCCGAATTCGAGCAGCGCACCATCCTCTCCCTGCTCGCCAAACCGGTTTCTCGCGCCCAGGTGCTCGCCGGCAAATTCGCCGGCGCCTGGATCGCCTGCGGCCTCTGCCTCATCGTCTTTTATCTTTTCATGATGCTGCTCACCTACTCCAAACAACATGGCCTCGGCTTGCCCCTCCTCATTCAAGCGGCCTGGCTGCACTGGATCATGTTGGGCGTGGTGATCGGCCTCGCCCTGGCCGGCTCGCTCGTCTTCGCCGCGCCTTCCTCCAACGCCACCATCTGCCTCGTCGTCGTCGTCGGTTTGCTGGGCGTCGGACGGTATCTCGACAAGCTGGCCCTGGCCACCGCCGAGCCGCTCCAATCCCTTCTGCTCGCCGCTTACTACGCGCTCCCCCACCTCGAGTTTTTTGATCTGCGGGAGCTGTTGATCCACCATTGGCCCCCGCCGCCCTGGTGGGCCGTGGGCCTGGCCACCCTTTACGGCCTGTTCTACATGGCCTTGCTCTACGCCCTGAGCTGCTGGCTGTTCCAACGCAAGCGCACCCAATGA
- the glgB gene encoding 1,4-alpha-glucan branching protein GlgB, with protein MILTEAELLSLVQLQHPNPHQLLGMHPLGDGLGVVARAMIPDAAKVELRPVHEPSKPSFELKLIHPAGIFEGLTTQTRQVYAYDLLITDRQGRTRITRDPYSFLPSLGEADLYLFNQGNERRIYDKLGAQLKTFDGVSGTSFAVWAPNAARVSVVGDFNGWDGRFHPMRLMGLSGVWEIFIPGVGEGAHYKFEIRDVHGNVRLRADPYGFFFEVAPKNASIVWNNRRFAWSDDAWLKHRREANPFKSPMSIYEVHLGSWRKKSIAESFGYRELAGPLIDYVRQMGFTHVEFLPVSEHAYYPSWGYQVTGFYAPTSRYGTPDDFQYLVNALHEAGIGVLVDWVPAHFPRDEWALARFDGTALYEHEDPRKGAHADWGTLIFNYSRHEVRNFLAANALFWCDRFHIDGLRVDAVASMLYLDYSRKPGEWVPNPYGGNENLEAVEFLRHFNHLVHTEHPGVVTIAEESTAWPQVTRPDYLGGLGFSFKWNMGWMHDTLNYFKRDPIYRKYHHNDLTFAMIYHYSENFILPLSHDEVVHGKRSLLGRMPGDDWQRFANLRALLAYQWLFPGKKLLFMGGEFGQSGEWNENSGLQWWLLDEGPYHRGVQRFVQDLNQLYRQEPALWQGDYDREGFFWVDCNDAEHSVLSFMRQTPDGATQLLVILNLTPVPRDHSRVGLTRPGFWQEVLNSDSAIYGGSNQGNLGGVQAEPYCVHHQPFSAAILLPPLSVVVFKSPPV; from the coding sequence ATGATTCTGACCGAGGCCGAGCTGTTAAGTCTGGTTCAACTGCAGCATCCCAATCCGCATCAATTGTTGGGGATGCATCCCCTGGGGGACGGCCTGGGGGTGGTGGCCCGCGCCATGATCCCGGATGCCGCCAAAGTCGAGCTGCGGCCCGTGCACGAACCCTCCAAACCCTCATTCGAATTAAAACTCATTCATCCCGCCGGCATCTTCGAGGGCTTGACCACCCAGACCCGGCAGGTGTACGCCTACGATCTGCTCATCACCGATCGCCAGGGGCGCACCCGCATCACCCGCGATCCCTATTCCTTTCTCCCCTCCTTGGGCGAGGCAGACCTGTACCTGTTCAATCAAGGCAACGAGCGCCGCATTTACGACAAGCTGGGCGCCCAACTGAAGACCTTCGACGGCGTCTCCGGCACATCCTTCGCCGTCTGGGCGCCCAACGCCGCCCGCGTCAGCGTCGTCGGCGATTTTAACGGCTGGGACGGCCGCTTTCATCCCATGCGCCTCATGGGCCTTTCCGGCGTCTGGGAAATCTTCATCCCCGGCGTCGGCGAAGGCGCCCATTACAAGTTTGAAATCCGCGATGTCCACGGCAACGTCCGCCTCCGCGCCGATCCCTACGGATTCTTCTTCGAAGTCGCCCCCAAAAATGCCTCCATCGTCTGGAACAACCGCCGCTTTGCCTGGTCCGACGACGCCTGGCTCAAACACCGCCGCGAAGCCAATCCCTTCAAGTCGCCCATGAGCATCTATGAAGTGCACCTGGGCTCCTGGCGCAAAAAAAGCATCGCCGAATCCTTCGGCTACCGCGAGCTCGCCGGCCCGCTCATTGACTACGTGCGCCAGATGGGCTTCACCCACGTCGAGTTTCTGCCCGTCAGCGAGCATGCCTACTATCCCTCCTGGGGCTATCAGGTCACCGGTTTTTATGCCCCCACCAGCCGCTACGGCACCCCCGACGATTTCCAGTACCTCGTCAACGCCCTCCACGAGGCCGGCATCGGCGTACTGGTGGACTGGGTGCCCGCCCATTTCCCGCGCGACGAATGGGCCCTGGCCCGCTTTGACGGCACCGCCCTCTACGAGCATGAAGACCCCCGCAAGGGCGCCCATGCCGACTGGGGCACGCTCATCTTCAATTACAGCCGCCACGAGGTCCGCAATTTCCTCGCCGCCAACGCCCTCTTCTGGTGTGACCGCTTCCACATTGACGGCCTCCGCGTGGACGCCGTCGCCTCCATGCTCTACCTCGACTACTCCCGCAAACCCGGCGAATGGGTGCCCAATCCTTACGGCGGCAACGAAAACCTCGAAGCCGTCGAGTTCTTGCGGCACTTCAATCACCTCGTCCACACCGAGCATCCCGGCGTCGTGACCATCGCCGAGGAGTCCACCGCCTGGCCCCAGGTCACCCGCCCCGATTACCTCGGCGGCCTCGGCTTCTCCTTCAAGTGGAACATGGGCTGGATGCACGACACGCTCAACTACTTCAAACGCGATCCCATCTACCGCAAATACCACCACAACGACCTCACGTTTGCCATGATTTACCACTACTCCGAAAACTTCATCCTGCCCCTCTCCCATGATGAAGTGGTCCATGGCAAACGCTCCCTCCTCGGGCGCATGCCCGGCGACGACTGGCAGCGCTTCGCCAACCTCCGCGCCTTGCTCGCCTATCAATGGCTCTTCCCCGGCAAAAAATTGCTCTTCATGGGCGGCGAATTCGGCCAGAGCGGCGAATGGAATGAAAACAGCGGCCTCCAATGGTGGCTCCTCGACGAAGGCCCCTATCACCGCGGCGTCCAGCGCTTCGTCCAGGACCTCAATCAACTCTACCGCCAGGAACCGGCCCTCTGGCAGGGCGACTACGACCGCGAAGGTTTCTTCTGGGTGGACTGCAACGACGCCGAGCACAGCGTCCTCTCCTTCATGCGCCAAACCCCTGACGGCGCCACCCAGTTGTTGGTGATCCTCAATCTCACCCCCGTGCCCCGCGACCATTCCCGCGTCGGCTTGACCCGCCCCGGCTTCTGGCAGGAGGTCCTGAACAGCGACTCCGCCATCTACGGCGGCTCCAACCAGGGCAACCTCGGCGGCGTCCAGGCCGAGCCTTATTGCGTGCATCACCAGCCCTTTTCCGCCGCCATCCTGCTGCCCCCGCTCTCCGTGGTCGTGTTCAAAAGCCCCCCGGTTTAG
- a CDS encoding FAD-binding oxidoreductase has protein sequence MAREAVEMVVEAVTQETPEVKSVRLKWPEGYDVDFKTGQFITLHWPDTPNYKRAYSLSSCALDRGFYEVTVKREGKMGTRLVDWAEVGNRLMVLPPTGVFLPVYEPDKHLLCMAGGSGVTPFRGFVREAWLRHLTTRITVLYSVKTPDEIIFKKDFEALAAAYPHFRFLVTCTRVPEGDPSWSGRRGRITLDWIQEQITDLPNTIFYACGSNEMVDALKSLVLNELKADKRQMKVEKWG, from the coding sequence ATGGCGCGTGAAGCTGTCGAAATGGTGGTCGAGGCCGTGACGCAGGAAACCCCTGAAGTCAAATCCGTCCGCTTGAAATGGCCGGAGGGCTACGACGTGGACTTCAAAACGGGCCAGTTCATCACCCTCCACTGGCCCGATACACCCAACTACAAACGGGCATACAGCCTCTCCTCCTGCGCCCTCGACCGCGGCTTTTACGAGGTCACCGTCAAGCGCGAGGGCAAAATGGGCACCCGCCTCGTGGACTGGGCCGAGGTCGGCAACCGCCTCATGGTCCTCCCGCCCACCGGCGTTTTCCTCCCGGTGTACGAGCCCGATAAACACCTCCTCTGCATGGCCGGCGGCTCCGGCGTCACCCCCTTTCGCGGTTTCGTCCGCGAAGCCTGGCTCCGCCACCTGACCACCCGCATCACCGTCCTCTACAGCGTCAAAACGCCCGACGAAATCATCTTCAAAAAGGACTTTGAAGCCCTCGCCGCCGCTTACCCTCACTTCCGTTTCCTGGTCACCTGCACCCGCGTGCCCGAGGGCGATCCCTCCTGGAGCGGTCGCCGCGGGCGCATCACCCTCGACTGGATTCAGGAGCAAATCACCGACCTGCCCAATACCATCTTCTATGCCTGCGGCTCCAACGAAATGGTGGACGCTCTGAAATCGCTCGTCCTCAATGAACTCAAAGCCGACAAGCGCCAGATGAAAGTGGAAAAATGGGGCTGA
- the frr gene encoding ribosome recycling factor: protein MALDDILLEAEEKMIKTEEVLHREFAGLRTGKASPALVENITAEVYGGSVMRIRELAGITSPEPRMLVIQPWDASTTSAIEKAIQKANIGLNPVVQGKVIRLVFPELSEERRKELVKVAHKMAEESRIAIRHIRRDALEHIKKESKQGGVSEEDVEHAEKDLQKLHDTYIQKIDQHLAHKEKEIMTV, encoded by the coding sequence ATGGCACTCGACGACATCTTATTGGAAGCGGAAGAGAAAATGATCAAGACCGAGGAGGTTTTGCATCGTGAATTTGCGGGGCTGCGGACGGGCAAGGCCTCGCCGGCCCTGGTGGAGAACATCACCGCCGAGGTGTATGGCGGGTCGGTGATGCGGATACGGGAGCTGGCGGGCATCACCTCGCCGGAGCCGCGGATGCTGGTGATCCAGCCGTGGGATGCGAGCACGACGTCGGCGATAGAGAAGGCGATCCAGAAGGCCAACATTGGATTGAATCCGGTGGTGCAAGGCAAGGTCATCCGCCTGGTGTTTCCGGAGCTGAGCGAGGAGCGCCGCAAGGAGCTGGTCAAGGTGGCGCACAAGATGGCGGAAGAATCCCGGATTGCGATCCGGCACATTCGCCGCGACGCGCTGGAGCATATCAAGAAGGAGTCCAAACAAGGCGGGGTCAGTGAGGAGGACGTGGAGCACGCCGAGAAAGATTTGCAGAAGCTGCACGACACTTACATCCAGAAGATTGACCAGCATCTGGCCCACAAAGAAAAAGAGATTATGACCGTCTGA
- the nadA gene encoding quinolinate synthase NadA, producing MSDAITITPPELRVRTCAPPPPARLDALSREILALKRRLNAVILAHNYQVPEIQDIADFVGDSLGLSQQAARTSAEVIVFCGVHFMAETAKILNPGKLVILPDREAGCSLEESCPADKLQALQATNPNFYTVSYINCSAAVKALSDVICTSGNAEQIVRACPPQRDLLFVPDENLGAWVMEKTGRPMTLWKGNCYVHVEWTHAALVRIRQQYPDAPIVAHPECPRSVRMLADEVCSTEKMVAYCKQSPARCLIVATEPGMIHRLQKECPDKIFVAAPTERCACNNCKYMKLNTLEKLLDCMLQLEPRVELSPDILQRARLPIERMLQVSSGLLQQLP from the coding sequence ATGAGTGACGCGATCACCATCACGCCGCCGGAACTGCGCGTGCGAACCTGTGCCCCGCCGCCCCCGGCCCGCCTGGATGCCTTGTCCCGCGAGATCCTCGCGCTCAAGCGCCGGCTCAACGCCGTCATCCTGGCCCATAATTACCAGGTGCCGGAAATCCAGGACATCGCCGATTTTGTCGGCGACTCCCTCGGCTTGTCCCAACAGGCCGCCCGCACCAGCGCCGAGGTCATCGTCTTCTGCGGCGTCCATTTCATGGCCGAGACCGCCAAAATCCTCAACCCCGGCAAGCTCGTCATTCTGCCCGACCGCGAGGCCGGCTGCTCCCTGGAGGAAAGCTGCCCCGCGGACAAATTGCAGGCCCTGCAGGCCACCAACCCCAATTTCTACACCGTCTCCTACATCAACTGCAGCGCCGCCGTGAAGGCCCTCAGCGATGTCATCTGCACCAGCGGCAACGCCGAGCAAATCGTCCGCGCCTGTCCGCCCCAACGCGACCTCCTCTTCGTCCCCGATGAAAACCTCGGCGCTTGGGTCATGGAAAAAACCGGCCGCCCCATGACCCTCTGGAAGGGCAACTGCTATGTGCATGTCGAATGGACCCACGCCGCCCTCGTCCGCATCCGCCAGCAATATCCCGACGCCCCCATCGTGGCCCATCCCGAATGCCCCCGCTCGGTCCGCATGCTCGCCGACGAAGTCTGCTCCACCGAAAAAATGGTGGCCTATTGCAAACAATCCCCGGCCCGTTGCCTCATCGTGGCCACCGAGCCGGGCATGATCCATCGCCTGCAGAAGGAATGTCCCGATAAAATCTTCGTCGCCGCCCCCACCGAGCGTTGCGCCTGCAATAATTGCAAATACATGAAACTTAACACCCTGGAGAAACTCCTCGATTGCATGCTCCAGCTCGAGCCGCGGGTGGAACTAAGCCCGGACATCCTCCAGCGCGCCCGCCTCCCCATCGAGCGCATGTTGCAGGTCTCCTCCGGCCTCCTCCAGCAATTGCCCTGA
- a CDS encoding cob(I)yrinic acid a,c-diamide adenosyltransferase: protein MSVVTKTGDGGQTGLMYNRRVPKNHPRVEAYGSVDELNAALGLARASATEEYARAVLLGVQKDLVTLMGELATLPEDLERYTREGYPRVTPELTARLEQWIKEIEGEKISFKGWATPGATVHAAALDLGRTVCRRAERRVCDLVEQGQLQNTEIIIFLNRLSDLLWLLARRDETRSGGGRPPVGGG from the coding sequence ATGAGCGTGGTGACCAAGACCGGCGACGGCGGGCAGACGGGGCTGATGTACAATCGGCGTGTGCCGAAAAACCATCCCCGGGTGGAGGCTTATGGGAGCGTGGATGAGTTGAATGCGGCGCTGGGGCTGGCGCGGGCGAGCGCGACGGAGGAGTATGCGAGGGCGGTGCTGCTGGGGGTGCAGAAGGATTTGGTGACGCTGATGGGGGAGCTGGCCACGCTGCCGGAGGATTTGGAGCGTTACACGCGGGAGGGGTATCCGCGGGTGACGCCCGAATTGACGGCGCGGCTGGAGCAGTGGATCAAGGAGATCGAGGGGGAAAAAATTTCGTTCAAAGGGTGGGCGACGCCGGGGGCCACGGTGCATGCGGCGGCGCTGGATCTGGGGCGGACGGTGTGCCGCCGGGCGGAGCGGCGGGTGTGTGATTTGGTGGAGCAGGGGCAGCTTCAGAACACGGAAATCATCATTTTTCTCAACCGTCTGAGTGATTTGCTGTGGCTGCTGGCGCGGCGGGATGAGACGCGGAGCGGAGGGGGCCGTCCGCCGGTCGGGGGTGGATGA
- the nrdR gene encoding transcriptional regulator NrdR, with amino-acid sequence MRCPKCGGQDDKVIDSRSSREGATIRRRRECLKCGHRFTTYEEIEHTHLMVVKRDGRREVLSRDKLMAGIQKAFEKRPISNEQLHDIGSRVLDQIAAEFESEVPSTAIGEKVMNVLREVDEVAYVRYASVYRRFQEATDFVQAVKKLEIKNDTATLRLPGV; translated from the coding sequence ATGCGTTGCCCCAAGTGCGGTGGTCAAGATGACAAGGTGATTGATTCGCGCAGTTCGCGCGAGGGGGCGACTATTCGCCGGCGGCGTGAATGTCTGAAATGCGGGCATCGTTTTACCACCTACGAGGAGATAGAGCATACGCATTTGATGGTGGTCAAGCGGGATGGGCGGCGGGAGGTGTTGAGCCGGGACAAATTGATGGCCGGGATTCAGAAGGCGTTTGAGAAGCGGCCGATCAGCAACGAACAACTGCATGACATTGGCAGCCGGGTCCTGGACCAGATTGCGGCCGAGTTTGAATCGGAGGTGCCCTCGACGGCGATTGGGGAAAAAGTAATGAATGTGTTGCGCGAGGTGGATGAAGTGGCGTATGTTCGGTATGCCAGCGTGTACCGCCGTTTTCAGGAAGCCACGGACTTTGTGCAGGCGGTGAAGAAATTGGAGATAAAAAATGATACAGCTACACTCCGATTGCCTGGTGTTTGA
- a CDS encoding ABC transporter ATP-binding protein, whose protein sequence is MTAPSQTVIEVENLVVEYPARERNSPPVRAVDGLNLQVRQGEVFGFLGPNGAGKTTTMQVLLGFLPPTRGAARLFGTDVRQPIARQRLGYLPEMTYYYKFLTAEELLQFYADLFQLPPDTARRRIDELLQLVELNHVRKRLIRTYSKGMQQRVGLAQALINDPDLLILDEPTSGLDPLGRMKVRDIIQRLKNQGKTVLFSSHELGEVELVCDRVAILHQGRLRAVGAVKDLLGQYQMNLEQVFLHLVGFSEPKEVAP, encoded by the coding sequence ATGACCGCACCGAGCCAGACGGTGATCGAGGTGGAAAACCTGGTGGTGGAATACCCCGCCCGCGAGCGCAACAGCCCACCCGTCCGGGCCGTGGATGGCCTCAACCTCCAGGTGCGCCAAGGCGAGGTGTTTGGCTTCCTCGGCCCCAACGGCGCCGGCAAAACCACCACCATGCAGGTCCTCCTGGGCTTCCTGCCCCCCACCCGCGGCGCCGCCCGCCTCTTCGGCACCGATGTCCGCCAGCCCATCGCCCGCCAGCGCCTGGGCTACCTCCCCGAAATGACCTACTACTACAAGTTCCTCACCGCCGAGGAGCTCCTGCAGTTTTATGCCGACCTCTTCCAACTCCCGCCCGATACCGCCCGCCGCCGCATTGACGAGTTGTTGCAACTGGTGGAACTGAACCACGTCCGCAAGCGCCTCATCCGCACCTATTCCAAAGGCATGCAGCAGCGCGTCGGCCTCGCCCAGGCCCTCATCAATGACCCCGATCTGCTCATCCTCGACGAACCCACCAGCGGCCTCGACCCCTTGGGCCGCATGAAAGTGCGCGACATCATCCAGCGCCTCAAAAACCAGGGTAAAACCGTCCTCTTCTCCTCCCACGAGCTGGGCGAAGTCGAGCTGGTCTGCGACCGCGTCGCCATCCTCCACCAGGGCCGCTTGCGCGCGGTGGGGGCCGTCAAGGATTTGCTCGGCCAGTATCAAATGAATCTCGAGCAGGTCTTCCTGCATCTGGTGGGATTCTCGGAGCCAAAGGAGGTTGCCCCATGA
- the lpxK gene encoding tetraacyldisaccharide 4'-kinase, with product MGHALREWIERVETYVLEVIVGERRGGWTPVLRALLYVLSRVFGVVVRLRQWLYNVRILRDTTLGVQVIAIGNLSVGGTGKTPVVERFARELRDLGRNVAILSRGYRSRPPPLRERLINKVLLREDQTPPRIVSDGKNLLLDSETAGDEPYMLASNLRDVVVLVDKDRVKAGRFAIEKFGCDTLLLDDGFQYWELRGRRHDVVLVDCQQPFGNGHLLPRGTLREPPSHLARASTIFITKSDGRTAELRARIARYNPHAPIIECVHHPLYFEDVFTGEREGLELIKGRKIAALSGIAQPESFEAGLARLGGVLVYAKRFADHHRFTQQEVLNVINRSKKRQAEMILTTQKDAVRFPKLDRRDLPIYFMRVEIKIIAGAKDFNDYVRRICFLR from the coding sequence ATGGGTCACGCGCTGCGTGAATGGATAGAACGGGTGGAGACCTACGTCCTGGAAGTCATCGTCGGAGAGCGACGAGGCGGGTGGACGCCGGTCTTGCGGGCGCTGTTGTATGTGCTGAGCCGGGTGTTTGGGGTGGTGGTGCGGCTGCGGCAGTGGCTGTACAATGTGCGGATATTGCGGGACACCACGCTGGGGGTGCAGGTGATAGCGATCGGGAATCTGTCGGTGGGAGGGACGGGGAAGACGCCGGTGGTGGAGCGTTTTGCGCGGGAGCTGCGGGATTTGGGGCGGAATGTGGCGATTTTGTCGCGGGGCTACCGGTCACGGCCGCCGCCGCTGCGGGAGCGGCTGATCAACAAGGTGCTGCTGCGGGAGGATCAAACGCCGCCGCGCATTGTGTCGGACGGGAAGAATCTGCTGCTGGATTCGGAGACGGCGGGGGATGAGCCCTACATGCTGGCGTCGAACCTGCGGGATGTGGTGGTGCTGGTGGACAAGGACCGGGTGAAGGCGGGGCGGTTTGCGATTGAGAAGTTTGGGTGCGACACGCTGCTGCTGGATGACGGGTTTCAGTACTGGGAATTGCGGGGGCGGCGGCATGATGTGGTGCTGGTGGACTGCCAGCAGCCGTTTGGCAACGGGCATCTGCTGCCGCGGGGGACGCTGCGCGAGCCGCCGAGCCATCTGGCGCGGGCGAGCACGATTTTCATCACCAAGAGCGACGGGCGGACGGCGGAGCTGCGGGCGCGGATTGCCCGGTACAATCCGCATGCGCCGATTATTGAATGCGTGCATCATCCGCTTTATTTTGAGGATGTGTTCACGGGCGAGCGAGAGGGGCTGGAGTTGATCAAGGGCCGGAAGATTGCCGCGCTGAGCGGCATAGCGCAGCCGGAGAGTTTTGAGGCGGGGCTGGCCCGGCTGGGAGGGGTGCTGGTGTATGCGAAACGCTTTGCGGATCATCACCGGTTTACGCAGCAGGAGGTGCTGAACGTGATCAACCGGAGCAAGAAGCGGCAGGCGGAGATGATCCTCACGACACAGAAGGACGCGGTGCGTTTTCCGAAGCTGGACCGGCGGGATTTGCCGATTTATTTCATGCGGGTGGAGATCAAGATCATTGCGGGCGCCAAGGACTTCAACGATTACGTGCGCCGGATCTGTTTCCTGCGCTGA